The genomic segment TCATCGTTGTCTTGCTCCTCTATCGCTCATTGTGCTTTTCATGCCCGTTCAACCACTCCCGGGCGACGCCGCCCTATATGGGGACGGCGCCATGGCGATTCAACCCCCCCTGGCGTCATGGTGGGGGGCGGGCCGGTGAGCATATGGTAATGTTGACATATTATGATTTGCTGATAGAGTTCGCCCCATGAACGAGCTTCCACGCGAGAAGATCCAGCGGGCCAGCGAGGGGTTGCGGGCGCTCGCCCACGAGCTGCGGCTGGCCGTGCTCTGTGCCCTGATGGAGGGCCCGATGTGCGTCCACGAGCTGATGGAGACCACCGGCGCGACCCAGTCCAACCTGTCGCAGCACCTCACCCGCATGCGCATGATGGGGATTCTGGCCAACGAGAAGCGGGGCCAGCAGGTCTTCTATCGGATCGCCAATCCGGAGTGGCGAGATCTGGTGCTGGTGCTCAAGCGGATCTACTGCCCGGAGCTGTGCAGCGGGGATGAGCGGCGATGAGCGGCCATACCGCCAACAGGCCCGTGGCCGGCAGGGGGGTGTGGCGCCGCATCGTGTTGTCGGTGTCGAATCTCTCGATGTTCCTTGCCACGGTGCCGCTGGCGGCGCAGGAGGTGTCGTTGCGGGATGCGGTGGCCTTGGCCATGCAGCACAACGCCCGGATCGAGGCCGCCGAGGCGCAGGTCGATGCCGCCCGGGCCGGGCGCGACGCCGCCTTCGGCGCCCGCCTGCCACGGCTCGATCTCACCGCCGGCGCGCGGCGCAGCGACGCTCCGATGGACGCCTTCGGGGCGCTGTTGCAGCAGCGCGCCGTCACCGCCGCCGATTTCGCCCCCGCCCGGCTCAACGACCCGGGCTACATCACCAACTACCATGCGGAGGCGCGGCTTGCGGTGCCGATCTACCACGGCGGCGCACTGATCGCCGCCTCCCGCCGGGCGGATGCGGGGATCGCGCAGGCCGATGCCGGGCGCGCCCTGCGCCGGCAGCAGGTGGTCGCCGAGGTGATCGCCGCCTTCATTCAGGCGCGCGCCAGCGCCGCCGAGGTGGCCGCCCGTCGGCAGGCGGTCAAGGCGGCCGACCGCAGGCTGCACGACATCGAGCAGATGCGGCGGCAGGGGATGGCGCTGGAGAGCGACGTGATGGATGCCCAAAGCCATCTGCTGCAGAGCAGGCTGGAGCTGACCCGCAGCCGGCACCGGCGGGACGACGCCGTCGATCTGTTGCGCCGGCTGACCGGTCGTGCCGGGCTGGAGCCGGCGGGCGAGCCGGGGCTGCGTCCGGTCGAGGGCGGAGTGGAGCGGTGGGTGGAGCAGGCGCTGCATCGCCATCCCCGGCTGCGGCTGTTGCAGGCGGAGCGCGCCGGCCTGGTCGCGCAGCGCTCCATGGAGCGTGCCGCGTTTCTGCCCAGCGTGGATGCCGTGGCCGTCCAGTCGTGGAACAGCGGCAGCTTCGGGCTGCGCAACCGCAACAGCGCGATTGGCGCCACCGTCTCGCTCAAC from the Zetaproteobacteria bacterium genome contains:
- a CDS encoding TolC family protein, whose amino-acid sequence is MSGHTANRPVAGRGVWRRIVLSVSNLSMFLATVPLAAQEVSLRDAVALAMQHNARIEAAEAQVDAARAGRDAAFGARLPRLDLTAGARRSDAPMDAFGALLQQRAVTAADFAPARLNDPGYITNYHAEARLAVPIYHGGALIAASRRADAGIAQADAGRALRRQQVVAEVIAAFIQARASAAEVAARRQAVKAADRRLHDIEQMRRQGMALESDVMDAQSHLLQSRLELTRSRHRRDDAVDLLRRLTGRAGLEPAGEPGLRPVEGGVERWVEQALHRHPRLRLLQAERAGLVAQRSMERAAFLPSVDAVAVQSWNSGSFGLRNRNSAIGATVSLNLFHGGSDRARIAALDARIAALDARIRGLHDAIAEQVRSAWRRWQEAKLQLASARQQRAQRREALRIRSLRHQQGLETSSELLRSQAAKDRADVAVIRARYGVLSAMAALYRSAGMLTPEVVR
- a CDS encoding ArsR family transcriptional regulator; the encoded protein is MNELPREKIQRASEGLRALAHELRLAVLCALMEGPMCVHELMETTGATQSNLSQHLTRMRMMGILANEKRGQQVFYRIANPEWRDLVLVLKRIYCPELCSGDERR